One genomic segment of Candidatus Omnitrophota bacterium includes these proteins:
- a CDS encoding formylglycine-generating enzyme family protein, with protein MKITIRKQRKIYIFLLATAISLQQCGGSGGVSKTKEIKTASGTAMILIPGGEFTMGSHSGNADEAPAHKVFVSGFAMDKYEVQQENYENFMLAAPSHFKGPNNPVEQVRWSDAAKYCNARSREEKLQPCYDEITYECRFEANGYRLPTEAEWEYACRAGSNADYDFGGDPQKLSKYGWFEENSNKKTGRSGMKKPNNWGLCDMYGNVMEWCQDVYDENYYKNSPERDPRGPADGDKRILRGGAWNSSANACRAASRMADAPGIADACFARDAYGFRCVRRLTEEELAALK; from the coding sequence TTGAAGATTACTATCCGGAAGCAACGAAAAATATATATATTCCTTCTCGCAACGGCTATCTCGCTGCAACAATGCGGCGGAAGCGGCGGCGTTTCCAAGACGAAGGAGATCAAAACTGCATCGGGAACGGCGATGATCCTGATTCCCGGCGGGGAATTTACTATGGGAAGCCACAGCGGCAATGCGGACGAAGCGCCAGCGCATAAAGTTTTTGTTTCCGGCTTCGCGATGGATAAATACGAAGTGCAACAAGAAAATTACGAAAATTTCATGTTGGCCGCTCCTTCCCATTTCAAAGGGCCAAACAATCCCGTCGAGCAAGTGCGTTGGTCCGATGCGGCAAAATACTGCAACGCCCGTTCCCGCGAGGAAAAGTTACAGCCGTGCTACGACGAAATCACCTACGAGTGCCGCTTCGAGGCCAACGGCTACCGTTTGCCCACGGAAGCGGAATGGGAATACGCCTGCCGCGCCGGGTCGAATGCGGATTACGATTTCGGCGGCGATCCCCAAAAATTATCGAAATACGGCTGGTTCGAAGAAAATTCCAATAAGAAAACTGGCCGCTCCGGCATGAAAAAGCCCAATAACTGGGGATTGTGCGATATGTACGGCAACGTCATGGAATGGTGTCAAGACGTTTACGACGAGAATTATTATAAGAACAGTCCCGAACGAGATCCGCGCGGTCCCGCAGATGGCGATAAAAGAATTCTGCGGGGCGGGGCATGGAATTCGAGCGCGAACGCTTGCCGAGCGGCCAGCCGCATGGCGGACGCTCCCGGAATCGCCGACGCTTGCTTTGCGCGGGACGCTTACGGCTTCCGTTGCGTACGGCGGCTGACCGAGGAAGAACTCGCCGCCTTGAAATAA
- a CDS encoding lytic transglycosylase domain-containing protein, whose translation MNAQLYRPLIERICAEIGGIDPLLVEALIDHETRGRWDPAAIRYEQKFFDDYCDCARLGAQRLKKLNPLAGSACSYDTERRSCAFSFGLMQSMGLTVREHGFREPYLAALCQPEIGIHWGCVILKKLLDKYQSIEKALSAYNAGHAVDWNHTSYVLPIMRRYDGLKGEQTA comes from the coding sequence ATGAACGCGCAACTTTATCGGCCATTGATCGAACGAATATGCGCCGAAATCGGCGGAATCGATCCGCTGCTTGTAGAAGCGCTGATCGATCATGAGACGCGCGGACGCTGGGATCCGGCGGCGATTCGCTACGAACAGAAGTTCTTCGACGATTACTGCGACTGCGCCAGACTCGGCGCCCAACGCTTAAAAAAACTCAATCCCCTGGCCGGTTCGGCCTGCTCCTACGATACGGAACGCCGCTCCTGCGCCTTCTCTTTCGGACTCATGCAATCGATGGGATTGACAGTTCGCGAGCATGGATTCCGGGAGCCGTACCTGGCAGCTCTTTGCCAGCCCGAAATCGGCATTCATTGGGGCTGCGTCATCTTGAAAAAACTCTTGGATAAATATCAATCGATCGAGAAAGCTTTGAGCGCCTACAACGCAGGCCACGCTGTCGATTGGAATCATACATCTTACGTGCTGCCCATCATGCGGCGGTACGATGGATTGAAAGGAGAACAAACAGCATGA
- a CDS encoding DUF433 domain-containing protein: MKIDWQKRITIDPNICHGKPCIKGMRIMVSIILDYLTAGEPINAILKEYPALQEEDIRAAMSYAAWLVHEEEFQPLHTEIG; this comes from the coding sequence ATGAAAATCGACTGGCAAAAACGAATCACGATCGATCCTAATATCTGTCATGGCAAACCATGTATTAAGGGCATGAGGATCATGGTTTCCATCATTCTCGATTATCTGACGGCGGGCGAGCCGATCAATGCTATTTTGAAAGAATATCCCGCACTCCAAGAAGAGGATATTCGAGCCGCCATGTCCTACGCCGCTTGGTTGGTTCATGAAGAAGAATTTCAACCTCTTCACACAGAGATAGGTTAA
- a CDS encoding DUF5615 family PIN-like protein — protein sequence MEIKLDENMPQALAERLCAEGHNASTVSEENLSGASDDSVLKHATEESRLLMTFDVDFGDIRSYPVGSHAGVIVFRFNDQQWTALKEPVERLLRSGALESLPGSLAIIDEKRIRFRRKKDV from the coding sequence ATGGAAATTAAACTGGATGAAAATATGCCTCAAGCTCTCGCCGAACGCCTTTGCGCGGAAGGGCATAATGCATCAACTGTTAGCGAGGAGAATTTATCCGGCGCAAGCGATGATTCCGTATTGAAACATGCTACAGAAGAAAGCCGTCTACTGATGACTTTCGACGTGGATTTTGGAGACATACGCTCCTATCCTGTTGGATCTCACGCCGGCGTGATTGTATTTCGTTTTAACGACCAACAATGGACCGCGCTGAAAGAACCTGTTGAACGTTTATTGCGTTCCGGCGCGTTGGAAAGTCTTCCTGGCAGTTTGGCGATTATCGATGAAAAACGAATTCGTTTTCGGCGCAAAAAAGATGTATAA
- a CDS encoding DUF2179 domain-containing protein, with translation MDIVTWIDKDWLPWVLPPLIFCARICDVTVGTLRIVSITRGMRFMAMILGFFEVFIWLVIVSQVLRNVNNIANFFAYAGGYATGNYIGMYIENKLAFGSSIVRIITSKDASELLDYFNANNFGFTNVPAYGNDGKVNVIFTVIKRKNLPQIVETVKKFNPRAFFSVEDVRSVNEGIFPADELQLSYLRYFRPLRMGK, from the coding sequence ATGGATATTGTTACATGGATCGACAAAGATTGGCTGCCGTGGGTGTTGCCTCCGCTTATTTTTTGCGCGCGCATCTGCGACGTAACCGTCGGAACGCTTCGAATCGTATCTATCACGCGGGGAATGCGGTTCATGGCGATGATTTTGGGATTTTTCGAAGTATTCATCTGGCTGGTCATCGTCAGCCAGGTGCTGCGGAATGTGAACAATATTGCGAATTTCTTCGCCTACGCAGGCGGGTATGCGACGGGCAACTATATCGGAATGTATATCGAAAACAAATTGGCTTTCGGTTCTTCGATCGTCCGCATCATCACCAGTAAAGACGCTTCGGAGCTGCTCGACTATTTCAATGCCAACAATTTCGGCTTTACCAATGTTCCCGCTTACGGCAACGACGGCAAGGTGAATGTCATATTTACGGTTATTAAGAGGAAGAATCTGCCTCAGATCGTCGAAACCGTGAAAAAATTCAATCCTCGCGCCTTCTTCTCCGTCGAAGACGTCCGCTCCGTCAACGAAGGCATTTTCCCGGCGGATGAATTGCAATTGAGCTATCTGAGGTATTTTCGTCCGTTACGAATGGGGAAATGA
- a CDS encoding sigma-54 dependent transcriptional regulator, whose amino-acid sequence MLVVTHDAVAREVLRQFYRSGFKIDFANDRDDCFQKYRKNRYELIFIDLHLLRNSNHNNVSSDFKQDLQPFWQFFPTAEIIVLSPQETIREAVKAVKAGSGNYITYPINQDELKYVTESLYDSIKMQYELDYLRDRFWQTDSIDLVQTNSPVMKEVFEKMKAVAPTKTTVLLTGETGTGKGVISRLIHSHSQRNDKQFIAVHCGAIPDNLLESELFGHEKGSFTGAIRRKLGKFEIANKGSIFLDEIGTITPSAQIKLLQILQDHTYQRVGGEEMLEADVRIIAATNIDLKELSDKGDFRTDLFYRLNIFPIEIPPLRERIEDIPLLVDTFLKKLNKFHVKDIHSVHPLVMEAFQNYSWPGNIREMENIMERAYILESSPMLMPERFPQEIFKQNFIPHRLKVNPSLPLAEARHRIVEDFEKDYLKEMLALHRGRIDRTADAAGISVRQLHKLLTKYEIHKEKYK is encoded by the coding sequence GTGCTGGTCGTTACTCACGATGCCGTTGCACGCGAGGTTTTGCGCCAATTCTATCGTTCCGGCTTTAAAATCGACTTCGCCAACGATAGGGACGACTGTTTTCAAAAATACCGCAAAAACCGCTATGAGTTGATCTTCATCGATCTGCATCTCCTACGCAACTCCAACCATAATAACGTTTCTTCCGATTTCAAACAGGATTTGCAACCATTCTGGCAATTTTTCCCCACGGCGGAGATTATCGTTCTATCACCCCAGGAAACGATCCGGGAAGCCGTCAAAGCCGTGAAGGCGGGAAGCGGCAATTACATCACATATCCCATCAACCAGGACGAATTAAAATACGTCACGGAAAGCCTATACGATTCCATTAAAATGCAATACGAACTGGACTATCTCCGGGACAGGTTCTGGCAGACGGATTCCATCGACTTGGTTCAAACCAACAGCCCCGTGATGAAAGAGGTGTTTGAGAAAATGAAGGCGGTGGCGCCGACCAAGACCACGGTGCTATTGACGGGAGAAACGGGAACCGGCAAAGGAGTCATATCCCGCCTTATTCATAGCCATAGCCAGCGCAACGATAAGCAGTTCATCGCCGTTCATTGCGGCGCCATCCCGGACAATCTGCTCGAAAGCGAATTGTTCGGCCATGAAAAGGGTTCGTTTACCGGAGCGATACGGCGAAAATTGGGAAAATTCGAAATCGCCAATAAAGGATCGATTTTTCTGGACGAAATTGGGACGATTACTCCCTCGGCGCAAATTAAGTTATTGCAGATTTTGCAGGATCATACTTATCAACGCGTAGGGGGCGAGGAGATGTTGGAAGCTGACGTTCGCATCATCGCCGCCACGAACATCGATCTTAAGGAACTGAGCGACAAGGGCGATTTCCGCACCGATCTTTTTTACCGTTTGAATATTTTCCCTATCGAGATACCGCCGTTGCGGGAAAGGATTGAAGACATTCCGCTTCTGGTCGATACGTTCTTAAAAAAGTTGAACAAATTCCACGTCAAAGACATCCATTCCGTCCATCCTCTGGTCATGGAAGCTTTTCAAAATTACTCATGGCCGGGAAACATCCGCGAAATGGAAAATATCATGGAACGGGCTTATATCCTGGAATCATCCCCCATGTTGATGCCGGAACGGTTCCCCCAAGAGATTTTCAAACAAAATTTCATTCCTCATCGCTTGAAGGTCAATCCCTCTCTTCCACTCGCCGAAGCGCGCCATCGCATCGTCGAGGATTTCGAAAAGGATTATTTGAAGGAGATGCTCGCACTGCATCGGGGCCGCATCGATCGCACCGCCGACGCGGCGGGGATATCTGTACGCCAACTGCATAAACTGCTTACCAAATATGAAATCCATAAAGAAAAATACAAATAA